A stretch of DNA from Perca flavescens isolate YP-PL-M2 chromosome 11, PFLA_1.0, whole genome shotgun sequence:
ttggtagcctaagaatctccccataggaggtagGCTTTCTGGATGCTCGCTTTTAACCCCCATTGGTTACACAGCACTTTGGATGCTGAGATGGAAACATCTGTCCAGCAGACACACCAGACATGCTCACTGTTTTAcagaacagctctgaagtcagtCCAACTCACTCTGCAGTATTCCAACACAACAGGAGTATATAGACTGAAAGTGTGAGTCACTATCTCAGCCTGGAATCATTGATGTAAATAGGCATAGTGCATTTGTCTTTTGTCACAAAGAAAAACGAtgtaaactctctctctctctctctttctctctctctctctctcatttcaatttgctttattggcatgttcaaagaaaacatgttgttgccaaagcagtttacagacaatacatatatagtacatatcacatattaaataaatacagtaggtgtcacatatattcTATACTGCACTGATAGTTATACAACATActacattacaaaacaattacataacacaatgtaaTACTTTACAGTTTTGTACAATATAAGGACTGTACAATCCTAAACCAATGTGTAATGTTGGGCTCTTATAGTGGTGAGTCCCTCAGGTTGTGGCAGGCAGATACATATTTAGCTGCCAGTGGAGCTCATGTCCCTTCTCCTAGGCAAtctaccctcctcctcctctctctctctctctctctctctctctctctctctctctctctctctctctcagacaaatacacacacactaagacacacagagaactaATAACTTCTCTTTGATTTGAATATGGGAGGAGGAAGGACGTTTTCGCCTGACTAATACAAATGAGTATACAAATTAGTTTTAACTCATATTTGTGTATTCAAAAATGCTGTATTCAAAAGTGCTGCAACATAGTTTTGTTTGATAGTCCTTTGTGGTGGACTTTGGGTTGTGTGTGAATTACCGCTTTTATAAATTCTCAATTCACGATGACTTAACATCatcaaaataaatagaaaaacacGCATACAAACCCAGAATGTGCAAcacttttttctgactttcAGGTCTATATCCAGTGAGCACCACCTCATGACAGCCCTTGGCGTGCGTTACTTTTCTACATCAATATTCCCTTTTATAACATTGCAAATACATATACTACTCTATAAACCTACAACATTGATGACCAATGTTTTTTGTGGACGCTGTGTGTATAATAGTGAAATCTGTGACAAACACTGAAACGCTGTATTATAGAAGGGAGGATCATATCATGACAAGACAAATTTCAAaaacagatactgtatataaaaacaaatgactTCAAGCTGAGCCTGTGGTGAAAAAAGATCTGATTTCACAGGGTGGGAAGGGAATGTTTTCCATCAATGATCTTCCAGACAATAGCACAAGGTTTCCAGATCTGAGGGGAACGTTGTGCTCATACAGCTGCAAcaacagatagacagagaggaAGGCTCGGATTCACCAGGGTgccatgtttttttcaaatataaactCGGAGCTGCATAAAACCTCACTATCCATTTGTGATGAACCACTCACCATGTAGTGCATTTAAAAcgatttttaactttttaagatttgtaactttacatttcttAAAACGTGAATTGTAATTTACTAGGATTGGGATGTTTTAGCCCGTCACAGTAAAAAGTAGTATGTAAACTGTACTGATATAGAATATTTCATTGCAATATTCGAGGGTTTGTCCAGTCAGGAAGTTGCTTCATGGTTATCAGTGACGGACAGAACTTTTGCTCTTTTATTCCAATATGGTGCACTGCACTGCACGAATCAAGAATCAAACAGATTGAAGAAGAAAGAAACCTTGTGATAGCTACTAACACAAATTTACCGTTTTTGATCAATGATACTGTCAATGATGATGATCCttaccacacacatacagaattgTGTGGTATGACTAAAGGCTTTACAGCAGAGGGGGGACAGGCAAAGTTGGAAAACCATAATAGCCCAAAAGgccaaaagataaaataaaaaaaactgacaactTTCCACCACTATGCTACCAGGTGCATGGCCTCTAGTCATGCCAACGGCTACCAATAGCACAACTGAAGGCTGAAGTCTTCCGCACTGGGTTTTTAAATATGTCTCCAGCATGGACTAAAATTGAAAGAAGCCAGACCTCAAGTAAGGGCATCTGGGATGTTTCTGTTTGTGAGaatgtggaaaaaagaaaataaaaaagggcagGATTCTGTCACAGTAGATCTTCCAGTGGTGGAAAAAGGTTGCTGAGAGCATTCCCACACAGATGTGAGATCAGATAGAGGGGGATTCACATACAACGGGCGTGACAAGCATCACAAACACGACTAACGGCAACTGTGAGAATGGTAAAGACGCATAAATCAGTCAGTGGGACTGCTATTCATCTAAATACAAAGATAAAGGCCATTTAAATGTGTTTCGGAGAGACTGCATGTTTTCCTGTCTCTGGTGTCTTCCAGCAAACAGGACAATTTAGTGTCAGTATTATTTCTATATGTATTCTATATGCTGTATATTTACAGCATGCCATGATTGaaatatactatattatttttgtttacataCGAATAATGTATGTGTCAGCCAGTAAATATGATATAGTGTCCCACGTGTAGAGTGCCAATAATCACTTTTAATCAAATGTCTCCCTCTAGTGGTATTTTGTTAGAACAGCCTCTCCAAATACTACACTTGTGCACTTTGTTGACAGGTGAGTCATCGAAAATGACCATTTACACATAAAGCAGATCAATTACAAGATTCAAGTGTAGCTACTGCATTCAGGGATGCTTCAGACAAAGATCATCTGTGTATTTTACAAATCACTATAATGATGGAAACATAAATCTGCACCAACGAGAGGCAAAAGGAATGCTGGATTCAGATATCGAGGAGAAGACAAgaagactttattaatccctgaggggaaattcatttttttttcactctgttattacacacattacacacacatgtccgaaatacacacaaatgctGAAGGGCCCTATACTGTAGATATGCATTAAATGGAGAGATCCTAAGCCAAGTCCTGACGGAGTGAGCGACTGCCGCCCAGCATAGCTGAAGAGTAAATGCACAGTACAtttgtgcatgtttttgttaaagaaacagctgatcacCTCTTTCCTTAGTTGAACTTAAAAGCAATAGTTTGAAATTCTCAGAAAGCTTCCTTGCTAAAAAATGATTTCAGAAGATCAATACACTCTCATGAGAAAGTAAATAAGAGTATTTCCCAAAacgtcaaactattccttttaaatATGTGACATTTGTATGCAAAACAGAGagttcaatatatatatatatatatatatatatatatatatatatatatatatatatatatatatatatatatatacatagctTATATAAGTAACAACTAGCACACTACACACTAGCATTCTGTATTTAAATGGCCAAGAGAAAACCTTCACACAGAAAAGTTGACAAaagactggggggggggggcagtagTCAGGCTTCCTTGGGTTTGCAGGCCAGAAGGTAAAAATACTGCACAGCCACCGTTACCTCTGTCTCCACAGAGGTCACCCTCATTACGGACATCAACCTGAGGAGGAAGTGTGTCATCATTCAGTCCGAGGCTGTAGTTTATTAGGGCAACACATGTCAGACACTGGTAAAAACCTTACATCTCCAATATGGCAGTTTTAAggatccattaaaaaaaaaatccatgtaaaaatgtgtgtttttttaataaaaccaTAATGTCCTGAATACATTTTCTTCATGTGTTGATAGCACATGGATACATGAGATTCATAAATACAAATCATAGGTTTACACTGCTTATTATCGTTTTTACAGAGAGCATTGTCAAGTGTGTggtatgtagggctgggcaatatatcaatgttATATGAGGCTAGAGATCGTCTTAAATTTTTGATATCTTAATATCCtgatgtgttgtcttttcctggttttaaaggctgcattacagtatagTAATGTCATTTTCcgaacacaccagactgttctagctgttctattatttgtctttacccacttagtcattatatcaacataactgatgattatttatcaaacatctcgtggtgttcatattttgtgaaagcaccaattgtcaaccctacaattagagctgggcaatatatcgatattatatcgatatcgtgatatgagactagatatcgtcttcgattttggatatcgtaatctggcataagtgttgtcttttcctggttttaaaggctgcgttacagtaaagtgatgtcatttttggaacttaccagactattgtaactgttctattatttgccttcacccacttagtcattatatccacattactgatgcttaaaatctaaaatctcattgtgtcaatattttgtgaaagcaccaatagtcaacactacaatatcattgcggtatcaatatcgaggtatttggtcaaaaatatcgtgatatttgattttctccatatcgcccagccctacctacaatatcgccacaatatcgatattgaggtatttggtcaaaattatCGGGATAAttgattttcttcatatcgcccagctctagtggTATGCACACAagtgtactgtatactgtactgtacgtgtGCTGCCATTAGGCATTTACCTTTGACAGATGTCCTGGGAGAGTGCGGTGGCTTTCTGCGGGTCCTCTCTCAGCAGAGCCTGATAGCTCGAGAAAGACTCCATCAACCCCATGTAGCTGGACAGAGGCATGGGTCttttcacccacacacactcttgcctgtaatacatatttaataaaaacagTGAGTATGTACCTACTGTACATTTATGTACATATGaatcaaaataatatttttttttcctaagcCAAAAGAGAGAATTTGCTGCAATTGATCAAGCAAAAGCATGCTCTCACCAGTCCTTGTCAGGGTAATGGATGGATTCATAGGCCTCCCGGTACAACTCCATAGAGCTGGCACCAAGGTGGGGACTGCGGTAAGGCTGCAAGGCTGCATAAAACTGGTCAAACCCAGAGACAGGGAGTCATGAGATTGTTCATCACTATAATAATAGCATGACATATAGCATATGTTTTAATCACATGACATGTTTGATTTCATTTCACTATAAAACAGCTTTAATGCCTAGCTAGGTGTGTTTGTACTGTCTATCCAGAGTTAGTGTATGTTTTTTGTCTGACTCATAATGAACTCATAATCcacatttttacaatgttttgacttttttcatctTAAAAACATCTCCAGACTCCGGCCATTACTCTCTGACTCCGTGGCAGAAACCCTCATTCATGCTTTCATTACCTCCCGTTTGGATCCTACTGCAATGGAGTCCTGtctggggtccccagcaaaacccTAGACAGGCTCCAGTATGTCTAGAACTCTGCCGCCAGGGGCCTCACGCACACCAAGACGTGGCAGCACATCACCCCAAccctcatccaccttcactggctcccaattaagtcccgcatcaaatataaaatccttcttctcacctacaaatccctccatgcccctggccccacagtacctctccgacctcctccatccatacaccccaccCCGAAACCTGTGGTCCTCAGATGCTGGCCTTctctccattccccacaccagactctgtaccttTGGAGATGGAGCCTTTAGTGTTACAGCCCCATACCCTCTGGAACATCCTCCCTGCCGATATTTgaaatgctacatccctggacatttaaaaaaaaacaaaaaaagtcctGAAACACCACTTGTTTACCACAGCCTAAAACCTCCCTTAGAATAGCCAATGTAATTCTGTAAAGTGCCCTTGGGATTCATGAAAGACGctataaaagttattattattattatttgagatCCAATAGATGGTGCTGTTGTTCATTTCTGATTAAAGGCCATTCATTGTTCTGCACAGAAGATGCACTAGAGTGTGATGTAAGGATGtgtctgatgatgatgatgatgatgatgacagacAGTATagtacaatatactgtatatccccTACACCAGCAGAACTGGAAAAGGGTTCTCCTTTTGAGTTTATGGATCAGGCAGATGAGGCAGTCGGGGATGCTGGTACTCATGTACAAAACCCCAGCAGAGGCAAAGAGAAGATAcagtaaatgtataaatatgcATTTACCTCCGAAATGCTTGTCTGGAACTGTTGATATTAGTGATTCAATTGTTTTTATAGAATGaaaaaacaagtttaaaaagtgtgaaaaagaTTAACATAATtttcttaaccctcctgttgtcctcgggtcaaatttgacccattttcaaatgtttctatATAAGAGAAAATATGGACAAAACAtcaagaaaagtgacaaaaacgtcgggaAAAGTGATAAGTGTCGAAAGTGAAAAAAGAAACGTTGAAATAAAAAGTGTTAATTTAAATTAGGGTTAAAAAATACATCTCAATCGTAGGCCCTTTTTACAGCAGACACTTTGACATGTTGCAGTAGGAAGAACataggtgtaaataataaaaaaaataatgatggcAGTTTTAAGGCCCTGGTATAGCCTATTAttcatgctggctcactgtcacactgtcatggcttacCTAGTCCACACGTACacgtttatttttaaaaacggGGTTCTTCCATTGTTTGTTCTAAAAAGAAATCACTGCCCGTCCCTCTGTCAAAAACCCAATGGAAGTGCTGTCAAGAACATATCAAGCCAAGAGGTGGCGAGGGCTACCGAATAACTAGAATTCCGACGGTCTTGTTGGAGACCGGCAGTGTTGGCGGCAGGATCTGTGGTGTGGCAGTGATGGATTATGCAGCAATGACCTCCATGGCACATgtgaaaacatgtaaaaaaaaaaaaaaaaaaaaaaaaaagtcctgcaAGCAAGCCTGTTACCAGCATTATTTTGGCCACATCTGCCATTAAGAGAAATGTTGCCTCATTTGTGACGCCTAACAAAAGAGATAAGGCAAACTCTGACATAACAAGCCCAAAACTCTGTTTTCTCTGTCTACACGACAACACACAAACGGCATTTCTAAAAGTCTTCACCCTGgcaggagttttttttaaagttccgTTTACAGTGACCTTAAACATCCTCTGTATGCGGATGAAATGccaaaatgttaatttgttaaggccattgttaatgttatcaGTAACAGCTTTATTGCCGTGCAGCTTAATATCTACCTCTGTACATACAGCTAAGGAGGGTCTATCAGTGCACAGTCACAATAACTTCTCTCAGATAAACATTCTTGTAAGCACCTCTTTGCAGACTTGGTTGAGTGTATGTGAGCAGCAGTCCGGGTAGCTGAGCTCCATGTTAATGGTGTAGTTGAGCAGAGCCAAGCAGCCGTTGGGCTTCAGGACCCTGTGGGCCTCCTGGAGAAAACGTGGTCGGTCGAACCAGTGGAAGGCAGACATGGCTGTCACCAAGTCCACTGAGCTGTCAGCAAATGGCAGCTCCTCGGCCACACACTGCCTAAAGATGGGAAAGTAGCAAcagccaagtcaaacttctgaCTACTGCTTAAAGTATAAAGAATACAAATGTAGGGGGTTTTCAGGTAATAGCTGTTGAATTGTCAAGCtactttttaaatgtgatgtGTAAATTGCAGTCTAATGTGCAGTGCAACAAAGCCCTGTTGTCTTTTAAACAGCAAAGCCTGATGCAGATGCCAGATGTAACCAGTGCCtcatgcaatttttttttcaaatgatccattgttttgcaaaaaaaaataaaataaaaagagatgGTTGTTGGGTTTCACAGGTGAAatagatataataataatcgCAGAAATGATCAAAACTCATTATTACAGAATATAAttgcatcatttattttaagtaacattggatatcattttttttcataaattttcatttaaaaatggcTTTTTTAACAGTCTGTTTTTAAGCGGCATGTTGGTATTTTGGTATGTCAAGTTTTATTTCATAATTACTTTTAATAACTGTATAACTGTCAGCCCTCGCTTTTCAACTTTTAGCCAATCAGGTTCGCTGTTTACAAGGCTGGCGAAGGGaatgtcccgccctactctgcctctgattggcttaccctggtattttctttttttatcctaACAAACTAATGCAACGAgtattagccaatcagaggcagagtagggcgggacattCCTTCGCCATCCGTCGATTTTCCTCCGTAAAATCTATAAAATCTTCTGTTTACAGACTTGAGTTAAAACTAAAGAGTAAGTGGGACTCGTGGCTGGTTCATGCTTACCTATATGTGATGTTTGGCTCTTTAGCATGCTCCAAAGCCACTTCCACCTGGGCAGGACTAACGTCTGTCCCCACCACCGAGGCAAAGTGTTTGGCCAGCAGCACTGTTCCCTGTCCTGAGCCGCAACCAACATCTACTGCCAGCTCGAAGGGATGTCCTTTCTGCCCCAAAATCGAGCACGTTATACAACATTGCTGCAAAGTTAGTTTTGCTATTGGAAGCTATCCATTGACAAAGCTAGTTCATTTTATATTTACCAAATAGATGACCACACGTTTTCCACTTGCACTTACCCGTTTTTCCAGGAAGTCAAGCACCTGTCGTATTAGATCATCTGATGGTGAGATCCTGTACTTCCAGTAGGAAGAAGCATGCTTTTTGCCTTCAAACAGACGGTAAGCCATAGCTCGTTGATCCCTCTCAACAGTTCAGCATACgtataaagataaaaaaaaacacatctattTTATCTTACAGGTTTTACTGGGTAAGAGGAGCTATTAACTTCCACATTGAAAAGACCGTGTATTCTTTTCTGCCGGaagtcagtcacacacacacacacacacacacacacacacacacacgctcacaaaAGGGGGAAACTGGGAACAAGGTCAGTCACTGCTCCCCCACTTGTACATGGCATGTTGAATAATGAAGCCCCTTAAAGGGACAGCtcaaaaaccttttttatttttttttttatttttacattttgtggcATCTGTTTTTTACTTTCTCTTAGCATAATACATTCAACAATGCTTTGTTTTGAATGTAATCCATAAGTAAGCAAGGCCAAGCTCAAAGGTCTGTGTGAGTAAGAGTCAGCTTATTATTATGTGATGGTATTCATTTCTGTCAGAGCCAATGAAAACGCCTGAATATCACGAGTGTTACCATAATAACATCCTATGTGCGACTCTCCTCTGCATCTACTGGCTGATTTCTTGTTACTCTTTAACCAAGGACTTGTTAATTAGTGTCAGTGTTTGTTGAAATGTGACAGTGATCAACTCAACTcaagacatttcttttttttattggtcaACATGAAAAGTAAGTCACCATACAATTGTTAAGATTAAAGAGTAAAGGTATTTAATCATTCAACAAGCACACACCTTAATGCatccatagtttttttttaagttcataaATTGCAACATCTAAGACTTGAAAATCCTCTCtcaaacccccccacccccaccaatGCCACATAGTTGATTATTGTGGTTTTGATGCCAGGACACAGAAATATTCCAGTTCCTGGTCTATTTCAGTGTCAGGAGACGTGACTCCCATCTCCTCCAGAAACCTGTGAAGCAGTGCACAGATTGATTATTCTGGTCAGTACTCAAAGAAAAACATTCAGACAGTTAATATTTGCAAAattgtgtgcatgcgtgcgtgcatgcttgtgtgtgtgtgtgtgtgtgtgtgtgtgtgtgtgtgtgtggatagatGACCTCTTCTGAGTATTAAGCAGCAGGTCTTCAGCAGCCTGGGGATCTTTCCTTTTGTAATCTTGGAACATGGACCAGGACTCAATGAAACCCACCAGGTTCCTCACCGAGATGGTCGAGTTCACCCGAATACGTTCAATCCTGTTGTACCATTTTATTGACTTattataaagataattaaacaATAACAACTTGACATCATTTAACTGTGCATTTATTGATTCAAGACAGCAATAACAACTGCCTTTCTGTTTTATGTAACAAGGACAGAACGTGATTTCAGCTCTGAACAAGTTTGCTATTGTCTATCTTTGTCAATCAGAACAGGGGTTATTGCCACCATAAGTTACACTCATGTGGAATTCGCCTTGGTGATTGGtgcttaaacaaacaaacatattaaacattaatataaataataaatacagaaacaaatacaaaatagctgttttgcataagaaaaaaagaggctgatCAAATGAGGCAAATAACAGTGTAACAATTTAATACTGTTTATGATTTTATAGGAACAGCAGACAATGGTATTGTATTTAGCTATCACAGAGGTGTGTTTACTGTAGGAGTGTATGGTAAATACCTCTCCTTGTCGGGAAACGGGATGGCTGAGTAGAGCTCCTCCAGCTTACTCTTATCTACAGCTACTTGATTGTTAGTGTAAGGCAACAGCACCTGCCTCACCTGAAAGTAAATGTATAGAAATGTTTAATTATTCCATCATGTATTGAATTTATATTGCATGTATATCGTGTCTGTATATACATGTATCTATATCTGTATCTATTTCAAATATCTTTAGTTTTCTGTACTGTTTGATTTTGCCTTACATTTGCACTATTTAcaatgtattactgtattgtatgtattacttatctttctttatcttatttgtacatattacttatatgtttttatctttatttgtatatatttcttatctTCAATATTATACTTGTTGTACGTGTACTTATTGCACCGTGGGACGGAGAGAAACATGTTTTCAATTGCTCTTGTATGTCCGacacatattgcagaattgacaataaagttgacttgacttgactactgtatgtttttatgctttATGCCTGCTGCGACAAATActaaattaattgattgattgatgactGCCTGTCTAATAACTGTAACTTGTACTTTTAAATTTCTGTTTATTTGCACAATAGGCAGCAACATATTACATAGTGAGGTTTTTAAGTGTTGGTATAGGCAGATTTTTTAATTGTGGACAGGACCAGACTAggtgtttccccctgctttaaaggtgctgtagataGGATTGGGAAGATGCCCATGGTGGCCGCTCACACCACGCCCCTTGTTTTTTTCGTAGAGAAGTTTTAGACGGAGAGAAAGTTCCCAGTTTTTTTGGTCCGCGAACGATGCCTGAAGGGTAGGGGACCGTTCGCTAGACCCACAGCAGCGAACGTTCCCTTATTGTTGTGTAGGAACGTTTCCTTGATGTCCTGGAACGTTCGTTATTGGTAGGCTATAATTACACCACCTCTGCAGGTgttaaagtcacagtgagtgctttacataaaacgtTAAAGAGCAATTCAAATAAAACTGGCAAAAAATgctaatatacaaatacaagaataaaagttatattgcagtgtaagaaatgtaTCATTAAGTTTTGATTAATAGGTAtagggacgggtttgggaggagacaGGGGCGCCACAGTTATTAGGTCGGAAGAGGTCAGTTATACAAGCCATttgagtttgtggcaaaacctttcaCAGTGCTCATTTTTTACGTTGTGACTATTTTTCTAgtcatatttcatcatttaagttttctttaaaatagtgttaaaatctcgtCTCATTCTCGTGAGCCCAGTCttgtgtcttgtcttgtctcatGAGCTGAAGTTCTCGTCACACCCAGTAATTATATTTATGTAGCCACACCATTTTAGTGCCCTAAGCGCTATGTTTACAGATTGCATTAATGAAACTGTTACTCACAAAAGCTTTACA
This window harbors:
- the LOC114563990 gene encoding uncharacterized methyltransferase-like C25B8.10 isoform X1 — translated: MAYRLFEGKKHASSYWKYRISPSDDLIRQVLDFLEKRQCCITCSILGQKGHPFELAVDVGCGSGQGTVLLAKHFASVVGTDVSPAQVEVALEHAKEPNITYRQCVAEELPFADSSVDLVTAMSAFHWFDRPRFLQEAHRVLKPNGCLALLNYTINMELSYPDCCSHTLNQVCKEFYAALQPYRSPHLGASSMELYREAYESIHYPDKDWQECVWVKRPMPLSSYMGLMESFSSYQALLREDPQKATALSQDICQRLMSVMRVTSVETEVTVAVQYFYLLACKPKEA
- the LOC114563990 gene encoding uncharacterized methyltransferase-like C25B8.10 isoform X2, with translation MAYRLFEGKKHASSYWKYRISPSDDLIRQVLDFLEKRKGHPFELAVDVGCGSGQGTVLLAKHFASVVGTDVSPAQVEVALEHAKEPNITYRQCVAEELPFADSSVDLVTAMSAFHWFDRPRFLQEAHRVLKPNGCLALLNYTINMELSYPDCCSHTLNQVCKEFYAALQPYRSPHLGASSMELYREAYESIHYPDKDWQECVWVKRPMPLSSYMGLMESFSSYQALLREDPQKATALSQDICQRLMSVMRVTSVETEVTVAVQYFYLLACKPKEA